Below is a genomic region from Zonotrichia leucophrys gambelii isolate GWCS_2022_RI unplaced genomic scaffold, RI_Zleu_2.0 Scaffold_726_25226, whole genome shotgun sequence.
gcacagccctgaagatctgcacataggagaaaacaatgaacacaaaacagccaaatgCTAAAAAGGCACTAATCACAATgagcccaagttccctgaggtggaagtgtgagcaggagagcttgaggatctggggcACCTCACAGAAAAAgtggcccagggcattgccatggcacaggggcagggaaaatgtattggctgtgtgcatgagagcatGGAGGaagccactggcccaggcagctgctgccatgtgggcacaagctctgctgcccaggagggtcccgtagtgcaggggtttgcagatggacacgtagcggtcgtagcacatgatggtcaggagatAAATCTCTGTtgtaagaaagaagaaaatcagaaagacTTGGGCtgcacatcctgtgtaggagatgttcctggtgtcccagagggaattgtgcatggctttggggacagtggtgcagatggagcccaggtcgctgagggccaggttgagcaggaagaagaacatgggcgtgtgcaggtggtggccgcaggctacggcgctgatgatgaggccgttgcccagaagggcagccagggagatgcttagcaagaggcagaagtgcaggagctgcagctgccgcgtgtctgccaatgccagcaggaggaagtgcctgatggagctgctgttggacatttgctggggctgcacatgGGCACCTGTTCATGGAATATAGGACAGTGAAGGGTTAGAGGAGATACCTGTAACCAAAATCAAAGCCATTTCCCACACATCCTCCTTTATAACACACATGGACATGCTCTTGTGTTTAAGAgttctgatgttttctttttaagctcTTTCCATGTACTTCCTGGTATTCTTGGATATCAGAAACCCTCAGCGTTTCTGCTGCCCTCTGGTAGAACAGAGTGATTTCCCTGAGGCAAGATAATGAGTGGAAACTGGGGGCAGATGATCTGTCACTTCATACTGTTTGCAGTTTCTCTGCGCTTTCACTTTTCTCGGGTGGAGGATGTTCACACTCCCGTGTTTCTCTTAAAaaccccaggcactgctgagagcagatagatccaccacagcccagctccatttTTGTAGCAAAGGACTCTCTCTGCTCATTTCACcaacccagcagcattttcagagtCACAACACCTCTGTCTTTCCCCATCAATCTTAAAACTCTGAGATACTCTAGGACAGGTTTGCATTATGGGTTGAAGCTCCCAGCCTGGACTGAAATCTCACAGGGACTTGCAAATGTCCTTATGATGGCATTGGGTTaagggagatgcagctccttccctggctgcactgacagcattgcccagagccgggcactggggacagcctcaccctgagccagctgtgccccctgccgGAGCCCCCAGTGCCggacagctgctcccagccctgtgctctgcagagggaactgggcctggggctgcagagctgccccacggctctgctgcagctctgcctgcacaggaggggctgcacgccTTGGAGCCCCGGCCCTGAGAGCAGAGGCTTGGCTGGGGGCCAGGAGGGAAAGGGCTTGTTCAGAGGGAGGAGCTGCACTGGAGGGGATCCTGTGGACATCTCTaaactctccctgccacagcattgctggggtttttttttctctcattgcccagtcttctctctgcttcctggagaTTTTCCTCCGGCAggtgtttccctgtgcctgatctatccctgccagcactcacagagCCCAAATCTCTGTGCCCTCTCCTTGGCCTGACAGAGCcctggctgtttgcagggcactgGCTGGGGGCAGGTTCTGTTTGCAGCTTGGAGAATagacagctcagactgagcctgaTGGCTCCAGCAAAGAGGATGCtggtgctgtccatgggcagagtggctgcaagCACATTAGGGACCTCCTGTGAACCTATTGATCACTAAAAGTAACAGTTCAGATGTCTCAAGTACTTGTCCAAATTCTTAACTTATAATACATACTATCTTTAATCTTTAACCCTCCCTTCCTGTTAGTCTCCAATAGTGGGAAACTGAATACAAAGTCTTAGgacatttctgaatttttgtcaAAAAACCCTTCTTGGAAATATTCTATGACTTAGCAGAACCCCTCTGCATGTCAGAGCTTCATGAATATTCCACCTCCCCTGCACCAGAAATACCCAGAGTggtactcacagggtctgtaggccctgtaggcattgggatgttccagttTTCGGAGatcactccaggagctgcagctgcattgtcctgcagccagaggttcctgtgccaagggctggcagtgattctgccccaggcacttctcagcaccttcccagccctgactgattgaagctctctgtccctctgtgctgtgcctggggtggctgcaggcagtgcccctgccctgctgggctggcagaagagctgctcatcaagagaaatgtgcttttgaagctcctcttggttaccaggagctgcctctgtgccaggagcccagcccagctcagcagcacagacacagcacaaggactttaatgagcctctggggctttgtgctcaggtcctgaacatcagtccctgagagggagatgaagaaacctctccagaaccccaagtcagaatccaactccaaactttcttggacttttaatgcGTCCCACTGCTggacacaactgagaaagtgtcctcaggccccaggcagagcagagaactggaggcagtgatgacaggtggggacaaagagaagccaagtgttggtgccctggggcatagcagggtctgtgccaccaagggctatgaggagacaccttgtcctgaggcactggggcctcctggcacagccccagccaggctgggcactgtcagccccttttcctgccctcagcatccccccctagcccacaccccagtggcctcaaggatctgctggaaggagtccctgggagccttgctcaggaatggccctgggggctccttcatgctccctgcagggactgcaggtttgtgaaaggactttgggtttggcttttgccttggagtctctgagaggtttgtgcaatcatggcctccaattatcggctttaattagtccctggagaggctttgtcagtaacaacactcattGGGGCTGGTTACTACTTcagggtacttcagttattttaaagtacttggtgtttcccttttgataaaAACTCTGTGATAAGTTTATGCAATCATGGCctcaattatctgctttaatgagtccttagagagctttgtactgacactcagtacGGCTCATTAACACCTTGAGATACTCAAgttttttaatgtactttatggatttaagaatacttttaggtacttttaaggtgtttccttcccacactgactatctgagaggtttttgtgcttTCCTGGCCTCCAGTTCTCTCCTCCAAGCAGTCCATAAGGAGCCTGTGTTGGGTATCCTccccctttctgttttacagcaAAGATGGAACTGGAAGAATTTTTCAAGACTTTcaaaaaacatccaaaacaCATGGGAAAATTAACAATACAAGAACAACCACTAAGAGAGTTAAATGTCCTTTTTTAGCTAGACATCATCCAACCTTTTAATCCCTTGGATTGGAAGAGTTTattgaaccagtctttgttttccacttgaagcttcttgaaCCCTTCCTTCAATACTTGAATGCTCTTTTGGATTGActcgctgtggctggagaggttcatgcaacaaatgccctcagagtctacacagccatgcccatgtgcTCAGAGTAAAAATTTTATcgctgttctgcaaggtggcatgtctgatggtctctatgtctgagagcaggccaCTCAGTGTGAGGGAgtagcattggtttgcttacttaacaggcacccaagatggtctaattgtcctaaagctttagctgcagccacaCAAGCTAGTCCAAATTGGGGGTGCAACCGTCCGATACCTGGATTAAAGCTTTCAAGCCATCTCTTTGATATCATCCAATACTTCTCTGAGGATACCTGCTGCTTGGTCATCTGGTAGGTTGTGtagtccttctccagctggatGGTTGATTGTCAGTTCTGCCCTTGCGTCATTATTAGCATAATCTGCTATTAATTGATTTAGTAAACACTTCCatcccccttcccacagggtGTATCCTGTAGGTGACAACAACATggtcaaaatatattttaaatcataggaCATTAAGATACGTGCTGTAAACATGGCTCTCATTATGCCATTAAAACAATGTTAAGTCCTTCCTCTGGTCTTTAGCTGCTTACATAGATCCCTGATATCCCTGTAAACCAATGGCTGATAGCTGGGATTCTGCCCGTTTCTTTCATAACATACCAGGGCAATGAgaaattttagaatatttgcCAGCCTCCTTCCTTAACTGCTTCTTTCCAGATCCTTTCCCAGGGATCTTCTGGGGTTGAGGGGTGAGGTGGCTGTGAGGAGACCAAACTGTCTTCTGGGGAGGAAGAATAACTTGGAGGAGAAACATTTGTATTAGAAATAGTGTGACAGTTGGGCTTAGTATCTTTGACCACGGGGGTTACATTTTTGCCGGAGGGTGAGGCAAAGGGCACTGCTATTTTGTCAGGTTTTGGGGAGGAAGGGCCTTGATTTAGGATGGCGGACTTCTGGGTTGGAGTTCTGGAGGCATGGCCCAGGGTGGAGGTGAAATGCTTGACAGTGGGGCAAGGCTCGCAGTTGTGGTGGTGGAGTCTGGAGGCTCGTTCAGGGCggaagagaaggttgtggtaGCAGGAAGGGGAGGAGCTAAGATAGAGGGAGGATGGTCAGGCTCTCAAGCCACATTCAGGCTCCTTCCAACTTGAGTCTCCAGAACATGATGTTCCA
It encodes:
- the LOC135441945 gene encoding olfactory receptor 14J1-like — protein: MCYDRYVSICKPLHYGTLLGSRACAHMAAAAWASGFLHALMHTANTFSLPLCHGNALGHFFCEVPQILKLSCSHFHLRELGLIVISAFLAFGCFVFIVFSYVQIFRAVLRIPSEQGRHKAFSTCLPHLAVVSLFLSTSFFTYLKPPSMSSPSLDLALSVLYSVVPPALNPLIYSLRSQELKAAVWRLMTGWFQEH